From Selenomonas ruminantium AC2024, a single genomic window includes:
- a CDS encoding PhoH family protein: MQQALERKIIFQDNHEAFALLGEGDEFLQVFRSEFDCQFISRGTQVEILGEGAQVEMAAKVMEELLYLYRQGTTITMHEVRYGIGLVKGGKGEALHTLFGDTILVTARGRHVRPKTLGQRRYLDTIRHNSITFGIGPAGTGKTYLAVVMAVAALRNREVRKIILTRPAVEAGERLGFLPGDLQDKVDPYLRPLYDALQDILGQDTYTKFMAKGFIEIAPLAYMRGRTLEDAFIILDEAQNTTDKQMKMFLTRLGFGSRMVVTGDLGQVDLPRGVTSGLREAAKVLEHVKGVGIVRLAPLDVIRHEVVTRIVEAYGAYEEKRKAEKEKEKAKQEK; this comes from the coding sequence TTGCAGCAGGCATTAGAACGAAAAATTATTTTTCAGGACAATCATGAAGCCTTCGCTCTTTTGGGTGAAGGCGATGAGTTTTTACAGGTGTTTCGCAGTGAATTTGACTGTCAGTTTATCAGCCGGGGAACTCAGGTGGAAATTCTGGGGGAAGGCGCGCAGGTAGAGATGGCGGCCAAGGTGATGGAGGAGCTTCTCTATCTCTATCGTCAGGGGACAACCATCACCATGCACGAGGTGCGCTATGGGATTGGCCTTGTAAAAGGCGGCAAGGGGGAAGCCCTGCACACGCTCTTTGGCGATACGATTCTCGTTACCGCCCGGGGCCGTCATGTGCGTCCCAAGACCTTGGGGCAGCGGCGTTATTTGGATACGATTCGTCATAATTCCATCACCTTCGGCATCGGCCCTGCCGGTACCGGCAAGACGTATCTGGCGGTGGTTATGGCCGTGGCGGCCCTGCGGAACCGGGAAGTGCGCAAGATTATCCTGACGCGTCCGGCCGTGGAAGCCGGGGAACGGCTGGGCTTTTTGCCCGGCGATTTGCAGGATAAGGTTGACCCGTATCTGCGCCCGCTCTATGATGCCCTGCAGGATATTTTAGGTCAGGACACCTATACGAAATTCATGGCCAAAGGCTTTATCGAGATTGCGCCGCTGGCTTATATGCGCGGCCGCACGTTGGAAGATGCCTTCATCATCCTCGACGAGGCCCAGAACACTACGGACAAGCAGATGAAGATGTTTTTGACCCGCCTGGGATTTGGTTCCCGCATGGTGGTTACCGGCGATTTAGGTCAGGTGGACTTGCCGCGGGGCGTAACGTCAGGTCTTAGGGAAGCGGCCAAAGTCCTCGAACACGTCAAGGGCGTTGGCATTGTGCGGCTGGCACCGTTGGATGTCATCCGTCACGAAGTGGTTACCCGCATTGTCGAGGCTTATGGTGCCTACGAAGAAAAGCGCAAGGCGGAAAAAGAGAAGGAAAAGGCGAAACAGGAAAAGTAA
- a CDS encoding Crp/Fnr family transcriptional regulator — MASESSMMDLFIQHFDFWAQLSAAEKELLMEGTQLVHYPKGTHVHQGTLDCIGVHLLKKGQLRVYTMSEDGREVTLYRLFADDVGILSAPCVLESLTFDVHVDAEEDTEALLIKSPTFRKLSDGNINVRCYGYQMATSRLSDMLWKMQQVLFFSADRRLAIFLLEESAKNGADEIHLTHEQIARYMGTAREVVSRLVKYFNQEGFIKNSRGCIKIIDREALSDLAGEKEE, encoded by the coding sequence TTGGCTTCAGAATCATCCATGATGGATTTATTTATTCAGCACTTTGATTTTTGGGCGCAGTTGTCGGCGGCTGAAAAGGAACTCCTGATGGAGGGCACTCAGCTGGTACATTATCCCAAGGGAACGCATGTCCATCAGGGAACCTTGGACTGCATTGGCGTGCATTTGCTGAAAAAGGGCCAGCTGCGAGTTTATACCATGTCCGAGGACGGCCGTGAGGTGACACTGTACCGGCTCTTTGCGGATGATGTGGGGATCCTGTCGGCGCCCTGTGTGCTCGAATCATTGACCTTTGATGTCCACGTAGATGCAGAGGAGGATACGGAGGCACTGCTTATAAAATCGCCGACGTTCCGCAAACTGTCTGACGGCAATATCAACGTGCGCTGTTATGGCTATCAGATGGCTACGAGCCGTCTGTCGGATATGCTCTGGAAGATGCAGCAGGTGCTGTTCTTCTCCGCTGACCGCAGGCTGGCTATCTTCCTGCTGGAGGAAAGCGCGAAAAATGGCGCGGATGAAATCCATCTGACCCATGAGCAGATTGCCCGCTATATGGGCACTGCACGCGAAGTGGTGAGCCGTCTGGTGAAGTACTTCAACCAGGAGGGCTTCATCAAGAACTCCCGGGGCTGCATCAAAATCATCGACAGGGAAGCCCTGTCTGACCTGGCCGGAGAAAAAGAAGAATAG
- the trxA gene encoding thioredoxin has translation MATTVITKDNFQSEVLDYSGTVLIDFWADWCGPCRMLSPVIDEVSAENPAIKVGKVNVDAEQELAAQFGIMSIPTLLVFKNGQKSGESVGLIPKEQVEKLIG, from the coding sequence ATGGCAACGACAGTTATTACCAAAGATAATTTCCAAAGCGAGGTATTGGATTATTCCGGCACGGTTCTCATCGACTTCTGGGCTGACTGGTGCGGCCCCTGCCGCATGCTCTCCCCTGTCATCGACGAGGTATCAGCGGAAAATCCTGCCATCAAGGTCGGCAAGGTCAATGTGGACGCGGAACAGGAACTGGCTGCCCAGTTCGGCATCATGAGCATTCCCACCCTGCTGGTCTTTAAGAACGGCCAGAAAAGCGGCGAGTCCGTGGGCCTGATTCCCAAGGAACAGGTCGAAAAACTCATCGGCTAA
- a CDS encoding aminotransferase class I/II-fold pyridoxal phosphate-dependent enzyme, whose translation MNWQQRLSPGVNAIAPSGIRKFFDIAAQMDDVISLGVGEPDFVTPWSIRESCVYGLEQGYTSYTANRGMPELRQEIVNLFKRRYNVDYDANTDVLVTVGVSEALDIAMRAVLAPGDEVLIPEPCYVSYQACTILAGGVPVAVPAKIENEFRITPEELEEHVTDKTKVLLIGYPNNPTGAIMTRKDLEAVADFAEKHDLIVISDEIYGDLTYGGEEHVCFSSLPRMKDRTILLNGFSKAYAMTGWRIGYALGNPTVIAAMTKIHQYTMLCAPITAQVAAVEALRHGEKYMKKMVAEYDRRRRLIYDGLTKMGLECFEPKGAFYIFPSIKSTGYTSDEFAEKLLTTEHVALVPGSAFGACGEGHVRCSYATAIDKISEALSRIENFLKNHRK comes from the coding sequence ATGAATTGGCAGCAGCGCCTTTCTCCGGGAGTAAACGCCATTGCGCCTTCGGGCATCCGCAAGTTCTTTGACATCGCCGCCCAGATGGACGATGTAATTTCTCTGGGCGTAGGCGAGCCGGACTTTGTAACGCCCTGGTCCATCCGTGAAAGCTGTGTCTATGGTCTGGAGCAGGGCTACACCTCCTACACTGCCAACCGGGGCATGCCGGAGCTGCGTCAGGAAATCGTCAATCTCTTCAAGCGCCGCTACAATGTGGACTACGACGCCAACACCGATGTGCTGGTGACGGTAGGCGTCAGTGAAGCACTGGATATTGCCATGCGTGCCGTGCTGGCTCCCGGTGATGAAGTGCTGATTCCTGAGCCTTGCTACGTTTCCTATCAGGCCTGCACCATTCTGGCCGGTGGTGTGCCGGTAGCCGTGCCTGCCAAAATCGAAAACGAATTCCGCATCACGCCGGAAGAACTCGAAGAACATGTCACCGACAAGACCAAGGTACTCTTGATTGGCTACCCCAACAACCCCACCGGGGCCATTATGACTCGCAAGGATTTGGAAGCCGTGGCCGACTTTGCCGAAAAGCATGACCTCATTGTCATCTCGGATGAAATCTACGGCGATTTGACCTATGGCGGCGAAGAGCATGTCTGCTTCTCCTCCCTGCCCCGCATGAAGGACCGCACCATTCTCTTAAACGGCTTCTCCAAGGCCTATGCCATGACGGGCTGGCGCATTGGTTATGCCCTGGGCAATCCCACGGTCATTGCCGCTATGACGAAAATCCATCAGTACACCATGCTCTGCGCTCCCATCACGGCACAGGTCGCTGCCGTAGAAGCCCTGCGCCATGGCGAAAAGTACATGAAGAAGATGGTTGCCGAATACGATAGACGCCGCCGTCTTATCTACGATGGACTGACCAAGATGGGTTTGGAATGCTTTGAGCCGAAAGGTGCGTTCTACATTTTCCCGTCCATCAAGTCCACTGGCTACACCTCCGACGAGTTTGCCGAAAAGCTCCTGACCACGGAACATGTGGCGCTTGTGCCCGGCAGCGCCTTCGGTGCCTGCGGTGAAGGTCATGTGCGCTGCTCTTATGCCACGGCCATCGACAAGATTTCCGAGGCTCTGAGCCGCATTGAAAACTTCCTCAAGAACCATCGCAAGTAA
- a CDS encoding phosphoribosylformylglycinamidine synthase, which yields MTVRRIFVEKRQGYFDIPAQQLCDDLKETFRLDELKAVRIIRRYDIEGLSDEEYAAVKNVVFSEPPVDVVYEEKLPKFPNSRVFAVEFLPGQYDQTADSAAQCVQLITQKERPEIRVAKVIVIVGDVDRETFGKIKDYCINKVESREASLEKPESLISEYEEPADVEVLENFNNLDAEALQDFWQSKGFAMSLADMAFCQIYFRDTEKRPPTITELRVIDTYWSDHCRHTTFTTAVDEVQIAKGYYTPSIAKAYTKYLQDREELYAGENRDVTLMDIAVIGMKALRKDGKLADLDKSEEINACSIVVEADIDGKKEDWLVMFKNETHNHPTEIEPFGGAATCLGGAIRDPLSGRSYVYQAMRVTGAADPRRLLKDTLPGKLPQKKITLGAAAGYSSYGNQIGLATGQVREVYHEGYMAKRMEIGAVIAAAPKENVVREVPAAGDIVVLVGGRTGRDGCGGATGSSKEHTEESLTSCGAEVQKGNPPTERKIQRLFRNPVVSRMIKRCNDFGAGGVAVAIGELAPGLTINLDAVKKKYKGLDGTELAISESQERMAVVIRPEHLGKFAQLADEENLEATKVAEITKEPRLIMKWRGNAIVQMNRSFLDTNGVRQHVKAKITSPDEKNRYLRTIPAAVEAEKKNLEQSWLTNLKDLNVCSQKGLAERFDSTIGGNSVLMPFGGKRQLTPAEGMVAKLPVEGAETNTATAMTFGLNPALTEWSPFHGAIYAVVEAAAKMVALGGRADKIRLTFQEYFESLGKDEEKWGKPFAALLGALWAQHELEIPAIGGKDSMSGTFEDIHVPPTLAAFAVTTLKASDAVSPEFKYPGNKVYLVPAPKDEQDLPEFSKMRKRWSLVTDLMEKHRVFAAQSIGVGGIAAAVSKMVLGNGVGFKFTKPMMRNELFTPDYGALLLEVADSERLEKILAEAGCQLIGETTAGPSVVCDDAVIMLADIETAYTKPLEKIFPTQVKQYPKERIMDMTYTEGVAIRSHTKLAKPQVFIPVFPGTNCEYDSARAWERAGAKAETLVIRNLTPRAVEESVEAIVKGIKEANIIMLPGGFSGGDEPDGSGKFIAAMFRNPRIKEEVHKLLFKRDGLMLGICNGFQALIKLGLVPYGEIRDLVDSSPTLTYNNIGRHVSCMVKTKVVSNLSPWFNNVNVGDVHTIAVSHGEGRFVADKEILARMRVRGQIATQYVDANENPSLYIPYNPNGSVSAVEGITSPDGRVLGKMGHSERIGKDIARNVPGKKDQQLFEAGVAYYQ from the coding sequence ATGACTGTGAGAAGAATTTTCGTAGAAAAACGACAGGGGTATTTTGATATTCCTGCCCAGCAGCTGTGCGATGACCTCAAGGAGACATTTCGCCTGGACGAGCTGAAGGCCGTCCGCATTATCCGGCGTTATGACATTGAAGGCCTTAGCGATGAGGAATACGCTGCGGTGAAAAATGTCGTTTTCTCCGAACCGCCGGTAGATGTTGTCTATGAGGAAAAATTGCCCAAGTTCCCCAATTCCCGGGTCTTTGCGGTGGAATTTTTACCGGGGCAGTATGACCAGACGGCGGACTCGGCAGCCCAGTGCGTGCAGCTGATTACCCAGAAGGAACGCCCGGAAATCCGGGTGGCCAAGGTTATCGTCATTGTCGGTGATGTGGACAGAGAAACCTTTGGCAAAATAAAGGATTACTGCATCAACAAGGTGGAAAGCCGTGAGGCCAGCCTTGAGAAGCCGGAATCCCTGATTAGTGAATACGAGGAGCCTGCTGATGTTGAAGTGTTGGAAAACTTCAACAATCTGGATGCCGAAGCTTTGCAGGATTTTTGGCAGTCCAAGGGCTTTGCTATGAGTCTGGCGGATATGGCGTTCTGTCAGATTTACTTCCGGGATACGGAAAAGCGTCCTCCTACCATTACAGAACTTAGAGTAATTGATACATATTGGTCCGACCACTGCCGTCATACCACCTTTACTACGGCGGTGGATGAAGTGCAGATTGCTAAAGGCTATTATACGCCGAGCATTGCCAAGGCTTATACGAAATACTTGCAGGACAGGGAAGAACTCTATGCTGGGGAAAACCGTGATGTGACGTTGATGGATATTGCGGTTATCGGCATGAAGGCCCTGCGCAAGGACGGCAAGCTGGCAGATTTGGATAAATCCGAGGAAATCAATGCCTGCTCCATCGTGGTGGAAGCAGATATCGACGGCAAAAAAGAAGACTGGTTGGTGATGTTCAAGAATGAAACCCACAACCATCCTACGGAAATCGAGCCGTTCGGCGGTGCTGCTACCTGTCTGGGCGGTGCTATCCGCGACCCGCTGTCCGGCCGTTCCTATGTTTATCAGGCCATGCGCGTCACCGGTGCTGCTGACCCGCGCCGCCTGCTCAAAGACACCCTGCCGGGCAAGCTGCCCCAGAAGAAAATCACCTTGGGCGCTGCTGCTGGTTACAGCTCCTACGGCAATCAGATTGGTCTGGCTACGGGGCAAGTGCGGGAAGTTTACCATGAAGGCTACATGGCCAAGCGCATGGAAATCGGTGCGGTTATCGCTGCTGCCCCCAAGGAAAACGTGGTACGGGAAGTGCCGGCTGCCGGTGATATCGTCGTGCTGGTCGGTGGACGTACCGGCCGTGATGGTTGCGGCGGTGCCACCGGTTCCTCGAAGGAACATACGGAAGAATCCCTGACCTCCTGCGGTGCCGAGGTGCAGAAGGGCAATCCGCCCACGGAGCGCAAGATTCAGCGCCTGTTCCGCAATCCGGTTGTCAGCCGCATGATTAAGCGCTGCAACGACTTTGGTGCGGGCGGTGTGGCCGTGGCTATCGGCGAATTGGCACCGGGCCTCACCATCAATCTGGATGCGGTGAAGAAAAAGTACAAGGGCCTTGACGGTACGGAACTGGCCATCTCCGAATCGCAGGAGCGCATGGCCGTGGTTATCCGTCCCGAGCATTTGGGGAAATTCGCCCAGTTGGCTGATGAAGAAAACCTCGAAGCGACGAAAGTGGCGGAAATCACCAAGGAACCACGACTGATTATGAAATGGCGGGGCAATGCCATTGTGCAGATGAACCGTTCCTTCTTGGATACCAACGGTGTGCGTCAGCATGTAAAGGCCAAAATCACCAGCCCGGACGAAAAGAACCGCTATTTAAGAACGATTCCGGCGGCCGTTGAGGCGGAGAAAAAGAATCTGGAGCAGAGCTGGCTTACCAACCTCAAGGATTTGAATGTCTGCAGTCAGAAAGGCTTGGCTGAGCGCTTTGACTCCACCATTGGCGGCAATTCTGTGCTGATGCCCTTTGGTGGCAAGCGTCAGTTGACCCCTGCTGAAGGCATGGTGGCAAAACTGCCCGTAGAAGGTGCAGAAACCAACACGGCCACGGCTATGACTTTTGGCCTGAATCCGGCGCTGACGGAATGGAGCCCCTTCCATGGTGCCATCTATGCAGTGGTAGAAGCGGCTGCTAAGATGGTGGCCTTGGGCGGCCGGGCGGATAAGATTCGCTTGACCTTCCAGGAATACTTCGAGAGCCTGGGCAAGGACGAAGAAAAATGGGGCAAGCCCTTCGCTGCCCTTCTGGGTGCACTTTGGGCACAGCATGAACTGGAGATTCCTGCCATCGGCGGCAAGGATTCCATGTCCGGCACCTTTGAAGATATCCATGTACCGCCGACGCTGGCAGCTTTTGCCGTTACGACGTTGAAGGCCAGCGATGCGGTTTCGCCGGAATTCAAGTATCCCGGCAACAAGGTTTATCTCGTGCCGGCTCCGAAGGACGAGCAGGATTTGCCGGAATTCTCCAAGATGCGGAAGCGTTGGTCGCTAGTTACGGACCTCATGGAAAAGCATCGCGTCTTTGCGGCACAGAGCATTGGTGTGGGCGGTATAGCTGCCGCTGTATCCAAGATGGTGCTGGGCAATGGCGTGGGCTTCAAGTTCACCAAGCCCATGATGCGGAATGAACTCTTTACGCCGGACTACGGTGCGTTGCTGCTTGAAGTGGCTGATTCCGAGCGGTTGGAAAAAATCCTGGCAGAGGCAGGCTGCCAACTGATTGGTGAAACCACCGCAGGCCCCAGCGTGGTCTGTGATGATGCGGTCATCATGCTGGCGGATATCGAGACGGCCTACACCAAGCCTTTGGAAAAGATTTTCCCCACGCAGGTGAAGCAGTATCCCAAGGAAAGAATCATGGATATGACTTACACCGAGGGTGTGGCCATTCGTTCGCATACAAAGTTGGCTAAGCCGCAGGTTTTTATCCCTGTATTCCCCGGTACAAACTGCGAATACGATTCGGCACGGGCTTGGGAACGTGCCGGTGCCAAAGCGGAAACGCTGGTCATTCGCAACCTTACGCCACGCGCCGTTGAGGAATCGGTGGAAGCCATCGTCAAGGGCATCAAGGAAGCCAACATCATCATGCTGCCGGGCGGTTTCAGCGGCGGTGACGAACCGGATGGTTCCGGCAAGTTCATTGCGGCCATGTTCCGCAATCCGCGCATCAAGGAAGAAGTCCACAAACTTCTCTTTAAGCGGGATGGTTTGATGCTGGGGATCTGCAACGGTTTCCAGGCTTTGATCAAACTGGGACTTGTTCCATACGGAGAAATTCGTGATTTGGTAGACAGTTCGCCAACTTTGACGTATAATAACATAGGTCGGCATGTTTCCTGCATGGTCAAGACCAAGGTGGTATCTAATCTTTCCCCGTGGTTCAACAATGTCAATGTGGGGGATGTACATACCATTGCGGTTTCCCATGGTGAGGGACGCTTTGTAGCCGACAAGGAAATTCTCGCCCGCATGCGGGTGCGTGGTCAGATTGCCACCCAGTATGTGGATGCAAATGAGAATCCGTCCTTGTATATTCCCTATAATCCCAACGGCTCCGTCAGTGCGGTGGAGGGCATTACGAGCCCCGATGGCCGTGTATTGGGTAAGATGGGACATTCCGAGCGCATCGGCAAGGATATTGCCCGCAATGTGCCGGGGAAAAAAGACCAGCAGCTCTTTGAGGCTGGGGTAGCTTATTATCAGTAA
- the dhaM gene encoding dihydroxyacetone kinase phosphoryl donor subunit DhaM — protein sequence MVGIVVVSHNVKLAEGVKEMAEMMAGGVQIAAAGGLDDGIMGTSYEKISKAVEFVCGRDGAVVIMDMGSAIMTTELVLENLKDDAVRMADCPLLEGTMQAAVVAANGGNLEEVVAAAEATCGQKKLA from the coding sequence TTGGTAGGGATTGTTGTGGTATCCCATAATGTAAAACTTGCCGAAGGTGTCAAGGAAATGGCTGAGATGATGGCGGGCGGCGTGCAGATTGCTGCAGCCGGAGGCCTCGATGATGGTATCATGGGCACCAGTTACGAGAAAATCAGCAAAGCAGTGGAATTTGTCTGCGGCCGGGATGGGGCTGTGGTGATTATGGATATGGGCAGCGCCATTATGACTACGGAACTGGTGCTGGAAAACTTAAAAGATGATGCGGTACGCATGGCGGATTGCCCGCTGCTCGAAGGCACCATGCAGGCAGCTGTGGTGGCAGCTAACGGCGGCAACCTGGAAGAAGTCGTAGCGGCAGCGGAAGCCACCTGCGGTCAGAAGAAGTTAGCGTGA
- a CDS encoding Lrp/AsnC family transcriptional regulator: MRELLELLEHDARRPVGELAAMLKRSEYEVEKNIKDLEKNKIILSYNTLINWEKFGDDTVTAIIEINLTPQREVGFDAIAERIYRFDEVRTVYLMSGSFDLLVIIEGKSLNDVANFVATRLATIEGVTATRSHFMLKPYKKDGVIINDEERDRRLVVSP, translated from the coding sequence ATGCGAGAACTTTTGGAACTTTTGGAGCATGATGCGCGCCGTCCTGTAGGAGAGCTGGCAGCCATGCTCAAACGCAGCGAATACGAAGTCGAAAAAAACATCAAGGATTTGGAGAAGAACAAAATCATTCTCTCCTATAACACCCTGATCAACTGGGAAAAATTCGGTGACGACACCGTGACCGCCATTATCGAAATCAATTTGACACCCCAACGGGAAGTCGGCTTTGACGCCATTGCCGAACGCATATACCGCTTCGACGAAGTACGCACGGTATATCTCATGAGCGGCAGCTTTGACCTGCTGGTTATCATCGAAGGCAAGTCCCTTAACGACGTAGCAAACTTCGTAGCAACCCGTTTGGCTACCATTGAGGGGGTTACGGCTACCCGCAGCCACTTCATGCTGAAACCCTACAAAAAAGACGGCGTCATCATCAATGATGAAGAACGCGACCGCAGATTGGTGGTGTCTCCCTGA
- the era gene encoding GTPase Era: MEQKMKSGFIAVIGRPNVGKSTLINTLIGQKIAIMSDKPQTTRNRILCILTQPDAQIVFLDTPGIHKPKHKLGEYMVKAAEGTLREVDAIFFVVDATEKMGPGEHYILERLQATKRPVILVVNKLDLIEREQALPIISNYTSKYEFAGVVPISAKEEMNLDSLLTEAKKYLPEGPQYYPEDMVTDQPERLIVAELIREKALQLTRDEIPHAIAVDVDEMTTRPNDDVYIRATIYVERDSQKGIVIGAKGAMLKEIGALARTDIQNLLGSKVFLDLWVKVKKDWRDRDGILRNFGFGDER; the protein is encoded by the coding sequence ATGGAGCAGAAGATGAAATCCGGCTTTATCGCCGTTATTGGCCGTCCCAATGTGGGCAAGTCCACGCTTATCAACACCCTGATTGGGCAGAAAATCGCCATCATGAGTGATAAACCACAGACCACCCGCAATCGTATTTTGTGCATCCTGACCCAGCCGGACGCCCAGATTGTGTTCCTTGACACGCCGGGCATCCATAAGCCCAAGCATAAATTGGGCGAGTACATGGTCAAGGCTGCCGAAGGCACCCTGCGCGAAGTGGACGCTATCTTCTTCGTGGTGGATGCTACGGAAAAGATGGGCCCGGGGGAACATTATATCTTAGAGCGCCTGCAGGCCACGAAACGTCCGGTTATCCTTGTGGTTAACAAACTGGATTTGATTGAGCGGGAGCAGGCGTTGCCCATTATCTCGAACTATACCTCCAAGTATGAGTTTGCCGGTGTGGTGCCCATTTCTGCCAAAGAGGAAATGAATCTGGACAGCCTGCTGACGGAAGCCAAGAAATATCTGCCCGAAGGCCCGCAGTATTATCCGGAGGATATGGTCACCGACCAGCCGGAACGCCTGATTGTAGCTGAACTCATCCGCGAAAAGGCCCTGCAGCTCACGCGCGACGAAATTCCCCATGCCATTGCCGTGGATGTGGACGAAATGACTACCCGTCCCAATGATGATGTTTATATCCGCGCGACCATCTATGTGGAGCGCGATTCCCAGAAGGGCATTGTGATTGGTGCTAAGGGGGCTATGCTCAAGGAAATCGGCGCACTGGCCCGCACGGATATTCAGAATCTCTTAGGTTCCAAGGTATTCCTCGACCTCTGGGTTAAGGTCAAGAAGGACTGGCGTGACCGGGATGGTATCCTGCGCAATTTCGGCTTTGGTGACGAGCGATGA
- the ybeY gene encoding rRNA maturation RNase YbeY — protein sequence MEIIISNEPEELEVPEEYIDNIRTAIETVGKLYGVEDSEVSVTLTDNEHIHVINRQYRGVDRPTDVISFAFNESEEPEVVGGSTVNMLGDLIISLERAEEQAADYGHSVRREVAFLTVHGMLHLLGYDHMEDEEREEMEAEQRFVMDKLGISRD from the coding sequence ATGGAAATCATCATCAGCAACGAACCGGAAGAGTTGGAAGTACCGGAAGAATATATCGACAATATCCGCACCGCCATCGAGACGGTGGGGAAACTTTATGGTGTGGAGGACAGCGAAGTCAGCGTGACCCTCACAGACAACGAGCATATCCATGTGATTAACCGGCAGTACCGCGGTGTGGACAGACCCACCGACGTGATTTCCTTTGCCTTCAACGAAAGCGAGGAGCCGGAAGTGGTAGGTGGCAGTACCGTCAATATGCTCGGGGATTTGATTATCTCCTTGGAGCGGGCGGAGGAACAGGCTGCCGATTACGGTCATAGTGTGCGCCGTGAAGTGGCCTTTTTGACCGTGCATGGCATGCTGCACCTTTTGGGCTATGACCATATGGAAGATGAAGAACGGGAAGAAATGGAAGCGGAACAGCGCTTCGTTATGGATAAATTAGGTATTAGCAGAGATTGA
- a CDS encoding DUF2156 domain-containing protein produces MNIIKFKELTKDDKSLLDRYYRSGYYENSHFNFTNLFMWRKPYHVEICEQGEILYLTCEWEGQLYALQPVCEEGRWQEAVDTFRAYFASQEKTLAFTGVEKQFADFLQQQYPGQFALEADRDNFDYVYLAEKLITLSGRKLHSKKNHLNAFRKLYPEAEYMEITPEILPACKAELEKWYAAHIEAMPESEFIPWERDAILELFADWDYFQLKGGAICLDGRIIAFTFGEQLNRDSVVVHVEKADPNIRGAYPAINQGFVEHEWSGMTYINREEDMGQEGLRKAKESYKPEKMIEKYNAKYIAD; encoded by the coding sequence CTGAATATTATTAAGTTCAAAGAATTAACCAAAGATGACAAGAGTTTATTGGATAGATATTACCGCAGCGGTTACTATGAAAATTCCCATTTCAATTTCACCAATCTCTTTATGTGGCGCAAGCCCTATCATGTAGAGATTTGTGAGCAGGGGGAGATTCTCTATCTCACCTGTGAATGGGAAGGGCAGCTCTATGCCTTGCAGCCGGTCTGTGAGGAAGGGCGTTGGCAGGAAGCGGTGGATACTTTCCGCGCTTATTTTGCCAGTCAGGAGAAGACGCTGGCCTTTACCGGTGTGGAGAAGCAGTTCGCTGATTTTTTGCAGCAGCAGTATCCGGGGCAGTTTGCCCTTGAGGCTGACCGGGATAATTTTGACTACGTTTATCTGGCGGAAAAGCTCATCACGCTGTCCGGGCGCAAACTGCATTCCAAGAAGAACCATCTGAATGCCTTTCGGAAACTTTATCCGGAGGCAGAGTATATGGAAATCACGCCGGAAATCCTGCCTGCCTGCAAGGCCGAGCTGGAGAAATGGTATGCAGCTCATATTGAGGCCATGCCGGAGTCGGAGTTCATTCCCTGGGAGCGGGATGCCATTTTGGAACTCTTTGCTGACTGGGATTACTTCCAGCTGAAGGGCGGGGCAATCTGTCTGGACGGGCGAATCATTGCCTTTACCTTCGGTGAGCAGCTCAACCGCGATTCCGTGGTGGTGCATGTGGAAAAGGCTGACCCCAATATCCGGGGAGCATATCCGGCCATCAATCAGGGCTTTGTTGAGCATGAATGGAGCGGCATGACCTATATCAACCGCGAGGAAGATATGGGGCAGGAAGGCCTGCGCAAGGCCAAGGAGTCCTACAAACCGGAAAAGATGATTGAAAAGTACAATGCGAAGTATATCGCAGATTGA
- a CDS encoding YhcH/YjgK/YiaL family protein: MIIGSMDTLDENHVDYPAIIQKALDYLREHDFTQMADGKYPIAGDKCFANVQRYTTRPEKDCKPETHRKFVDIQFIAEGEEFMGWCPLSPDLEEEAPYDAERDVTFYKALVPDSSIVLSPGCFAVLYPEDVHRPQASVVEDAPGKVTKVVVKVAIDSL; encoded by the coding sequence ATGATTATCGGCAGTATGGATACATTGGACGAAAATCATGTAGATTATCCGGCGATTATCCAAAAGGCGCTTGACTATTTGCGTGAGCATGATTTCACCCAGATGGCAGATGGCAAATATCCTATTGCAGGGGATAAGTGTTTTGCTAATGTGCAGCGCTATACGACGCGTCCGGAGAAAGATTGTAAGCCGGAGACCCATCGAAAATTCGTGGACATTCAGTTTATAGCGGAAGGCGAGGAGTTTATGGGCTGGTGCCCCTTAAGCCCCGATTTGGAAGAAGAAGCTCCCTATGATGCGGAGCGGGATGTAACCTTCTATAAAGCCCTGGTTCCCGATAGCAGCATTGTGCTCTCGCCGGGCTGCTTTGCCGTGCTTTATCCTGAGGACGTACACCGTCCGCAGGCGTCGGTCGTGGAGGACGCGCCGGGCAAGGTAACCAAGGTAGTTGTGAAAGTCGCCATTGACAGTTTGTGA